The Fimbriimonas ginsengisoli Gsoil 348 genome window below encodes:
- a CDS encoding lysophospholipid acyltransferase family protein encodes MGLSPTKAPQIDGAIGRMVDRMIRRSVRRTFRGVYWQPPQLPVGEPAIFVPNHHGWHDGYVMYLALSQLGLRGFHDWIEEFDRFPLFGKIGGMPFPSDDPVRRAATIRRTIRLMKGDRRSLMLFAEGILHRPPELLPFGKSLDLLVKKVPDAVVIPVGIRYEHSMHERPEAFLRFGEPMEEGPEMSRRTRLAVAKQLDRIAVDLSVAPDRFQLLHAGTKDVNERMQLSKMPGFSRLRVKMGEYKSEEPRSQ; translated from the coding sequence ATGGGGTTGTCTCCCACTAAGGCGCCCCAGATAGACGGTGCGATCGGCCGGATGGTCGATCGGATGATTCGGCGGTCGGTTCGCCGCACGTTTCGCGGCGTCTACTGGCAGCCTCCCCAATTGCCGGTGGGAGAGCCGGCGATCTTCGTGCCGAACCACCACGGTTGGCACGATGGATACGTCATGTATCTCGCGCTTTCGCAGCTCGGCCTCCGAGGATTTCACGATTGGATCGAGGAGTTCGACCGCTTTCCGCTGTTCGGGAAAATCGGCGGCATGCCCTTTCCATCCGACGATCCGGTCCGTCGCGCGGCGACGATCCGCCGCACGATCCGGCTGATGAAAGGGGACCGAAGAAGCTTGATGCTTTTCGCCGAAGGGATCCTGCACCGCCCGCCGGAGCTGTTGCCGTTCGGAAAGTCGTTGGATCTGCTCGTCAAAAAGGTGCCCGATGCGGTTGTGATCCCGGTCGGCATCCGGTACGAACACTCGATGCACGAAAGGCCGGAGGCTTTCCTGCGATTTGGAGAGCCGATGGAGGAGGGGCCCGAAATGTCCCGCCGCACTCGACTCGCCGTCGCAAAGCAGCTAGACCGGATCGCCGTCGACCTTTCGGTTGCGCCCGATCGGTTCCAGTTGCTGCACGCCGGAACCAAAGATGTGAACGAGCGAATGCAGCTAAGCAAGATGCCCGGCTTTTCTCGGTTGAGGGTTAAGATGGGCGAATATAAGTCGGAAGAACCTCGTAGCCAGTAG